A DNA window from Xiphias gladius isolate SHS-SW01 ecotype Sanya breed wild chromosome 3, ASM1685928v1, whole genome shotgun sequence contains the following coding sequences:
- the rps2 gene encoding 40S ribosomal protein S2 — MADDAGGRGGFRGGFGGGGRGRGRGRGRGRGRGRGARGGKSEDKEWVPVTKLGRLVKDMKIKSLEEIYLYSLPIKESEIIDFFLGSGLKDEVLKIMPVQKQTRAGQRTRFKAFVAIGDYNGHVGLGVKCSKEVATAIRGAIILAKLSIVPVRRGYWGNKIGKPHTVPCKVTGRCGSVLVRLIPAPRGTGIVSAPVPKKLLMMAGIDDCYTSARGCTATLGNFAKATFDAISKTYSYLTPDLWKETVFTKSPYQEFTDHLAKTHTRVSVQRGQAVQAATS; from the exons ATGGCGGACGACGCCGGTGGTAGAGGAGGTTTTCGCGGAGGTTTTGGCGGTGGTGGACGCGGCCGGGGCCGCGGACGCGGCAGAGGCCGTGGCAGGGGCCGCGGTGCGCGTGGCGGCAAGTCCGAGGACAAGGAA TGGGTGCCAGTCACCAAGCTGGGCCGCCTGGTTAAGGACATGAAAATCAAGTCCCTGGAGGAGATCTACCTGTACTCTCTGCCCATCAAG GAGTCTGAGATCATCGACTTCTTCCTGGGTTCTGGTCTGAAAGACGAGGTGCTGAAGATCATGCCCGTCCAGAAGCAGACCAGGGCTGGTCAGCGCACCAGGTTCAAG GCCTTTGTTGCCATTGGCGACTACAACGGCCATGTGGGTCTGGGGGTGAAGTGCTCCAAAGAGGTGGCCACGGCCATCCGTGGAGCCATCATCCTGGCCAAGCTGTCCATCGTCCCCGTCAGGAGAGGTTATTGGGGTAACAAGATCGGCAAGCCCCACACCGTGCCCTGCAAGGTGACCGGCCGCTGCGGCTCTGTCCTGGTGCGTCTCATCCCCGCCCCCCGCGGTACTGGCATCGTGTCCGCCCCTGTGCCCAAGAAGCTGCTCATGATGGCTGGTATCGATGACTGCTACACTTCTGCCAGGGGCTGCACCGCCACACTTGGCAACTTTG CCAAGGCCACCTTTGATGCCATCTCCAAGACCTACAGTTACCTGACCCCTGATCTCTGGAAGGAGACTGTCTTCACAAAGTCTCCTTACCAG GAGTTCACTGACCATCTGGCCAAGACTCACACCAGGGTGTCTGTGCAGAGGGGACAGGCTGTCCAGGCAGCTACCTCCTAA
- the LOC120783638 gene encoding 60S ribosomal protein L3-like isoform X1, with product MRRRQSTNGEVESHRKFHAPRHGHLGFLPRKRSKRHRGKVRTWPKDDPGQPVHLTAFLGYKAGMTHTVREVHRAGLKQSKREEVEAVTIVDTPPVIVVGVVGYIQTVRGLRSLKTIFAEHLGDECKRRFYKNWHKSKKKAFTKYSKKWQDETGKQQLDRDFAAMKKYCSVIRVIVHSQMRLLPIEQKKAHIMEVQLNGGSIADKVDWAKERLEQAVPVSAVFYPGEMIDVIGVTRGRGFKGVTSRWHTKKLPRKTHKGLRKVACIGAWHPARCGFTIARAGQKGYHHRTELNKKIYRIGRGVHTQDGKVIRNNASTNYDTSQKTITPMGGFPHYGEVNNDFVMVKGCVVGAKKRVLTLRKSLLVHNSRKSREAIELKFIDTTSKFGHGCFQTAQEKRAFMGPLKKDALKKLPESLPKDA from the exons ATGCGCAGAAGGCAAAGCACAAATGGCGAAGTGGAG TCCCATCGCAAATTCCACGCACCCCGCCACGGGCACCTGGGGTTTCTGCCCCGCAAGCGCAGCAAGAGGCACAGGGGGAAGGTGCGTACGTGGCCCAAGGACGACCCGGGCCAACCTGTCCACCTCACCGCCTTCCTGGGATACAAGGCGGGCATGACCCACACCGTCAGGGAGGTGCACCGCGCGGGCCTCA AGCAGTCAAAAcgagaggaggtggaggccgTGACCATCGTCGACACCCCCCCCGTCATCGTGGTGGGAGTGGTGGGATACATTCAGACCGTCCGTGGCCTGCGTTCCCTGAAAACCATCTTTGCCGAGCATCTCGGCGACGAGTGCAAGCGCAGGTTCTACAAAAACTG gcACAAGAGCAAGAAGAAGGCCTTCACCAAGTACAGCAAGAAATGGCAGGATGAGACGGGGAAGCAGCAGCTGGACAGGGACTTTGCCGCGATGAAGAAATACTGCTCCGTCATCAGGGTCATTGTTCACTCCCAG ATGCGACTGCTGCCCATAGAGCAGAAAAAAGCCCACATCATGGAGGTGCAGCTAAATGGGGGCAGCATCGCAGACAAGGTGGACTGGGCAAAGGAGCGTCTGGAGCAGGCTGTGCCTGTATCTGCTGTCTTCTACCCGGGTGAGATGATTGATGTCATTGGCGTCACCAGGGGTCGTGGCTTCAAAG GTGTGACAAGCCGCTGGCACACAAAGAAGCTCCCCAGGAAGACTCACAAGGGCCTGAGGAAGGTGGCCTGTATCGGAGCCTGGCATCCAGCCCGATGCGGCTTCACTATCGCTCGTGCTGGTCAGAAGGGATACCACCACCGTACTGAGCTCAACAAGAAG ATCTACCGTATTGGTAGGGGTGTCCACACCCAGGATGGGAAGGTGATCCGGAACAATGCCTCCACTAACTACGACACCAGCCAGAAGACCATAACCCCCATG GGAGGCTTCCCCCACTATGGTGAGGTGAATAATGATTTTGTCATGGTGAAAGGCTGCGTGGTCGGGGCTAAGAAACGCGTCCTCACTCTCAGAAAG TCTTTGCTTGTGCACAATTCTCGCAAGTCCAGGGAAGCCATTGAGCTCAAGTTCATTGACACCACTTCTAAATTTGGTCACGGCTGCTTCCAGACTGCCCAGGAGAAGAGGGCATTTATG GGGCCACTGAAGAAAGATGCCCTGAAGAAACTGCCAGAGTCTCTGCCCAAGGATGCCTGA
- the ndufb10 gene encoding NADH dehydrogenase [ubiquinone] 1 beta subcomplex subunit 10 — protein sequence MPTDFDKGAYPEPPRQTPAVDKQTALPNPALILSKLFYYSVDLPVTTFRDVVDSIRAKNRSVYYHQKFRRVPDLTECQQGDYLCYYEAEMQWRRDYKVDQEIVKVIQERLRACQQREGSSYNQNCAKEIQQFNEVTKNFQSRYGDLGAYASGRKCLMKQKEQMMAAQAQSA from the exons ATGCCTACAGATTTTGATAAAGGAGCGTACCCAGAGCCTCCTCGGCAGACCCCGGCTGTGGACAAACAGACAGCGCTGCCAAACCCGGCCCTGATTCTGTCGAAACTCTTCTATTACTCCGTGGACTTGCCCGTCACCACATTTAGAG ATGTTGTGGACAGCATTCGGGCTAAAAACAGGTCCGTGTACTACCACCAAAAATTCCGCCGTGTCCCGGACCTGACCGAGTGCCAGCAGGGAGATTACCTCTGCTACTATGAGGCAGAGATGCAGTGGAGGAGAGACTA TAAGGTGGACCAGGAGATCGTGAAGGTGATCCAGGAGCGTCTGAGGGCCTGCCAGCAGCGAGAGGGAAGCAGCTACAACCAGAACTGTGCCAAAGAAATACAGCAGTTCAACGAGGTGACCAAGAACTTCCAGTCACGCT ACGGAGACCTGGGAGCGTACGCCAGTGGGAGGAAATGTCTAATGAAGCAGAAAGAACAAATGATGGCAGCTCAGGCCCAGAGTGCTTAA
- the LOC120783638 gene encoding 60S ribosomal protein L3-like isoform X2 translates to MATYHCTDGSHRKFHAPRHGHLGFLPRKRSKRHRGKVRTWPKDDPGQPVHLTAFLGYKAGMTHTVREVHRAGLKQSKREEVEAVTIVDTPPVIVVGVVGYIQTVRGLRSLKTIFAEHLGDECKRRFYKNWHKSKKKAFTKYSKKWQDETGKQQLDRDFAAMKKYCSVIRVIVHSQMRLLPIEQKKAHIMEVQLNGGSIADKVDWAKERLEQAVPVSAVFYPGEMIDVIGVTRGRGFKGVTSRWHTKKLPRKTHKGLRKVACIGAWHPARCGFTIARAGQKGYHHRTELNKKIYRIGRGVHTQDGKVIRNNASTNYDTSQKTITPMGGFPHYGEVNNDFVMVKGCVVGAKKRVLTLRKSLLVHNSRKSREAIELKFIDTTSKFGHGCFQTAQEKRAFMGPLKKDALKKLPESLPKDA, encoded by the exons ATGGCAACATATCATTGTACCGATGGG TCCCATCGCAAATTCCACGCACCCCGCCACGGGCACCTGGGGTTTCTGCCCCGCAAGCGCAGCAAGAGGCACAGGGGGAAGGTGCGTACGTGGCCCAAGGACGACCCGGGCCAACCTGTCCACCTCACCGCCTTCCTGGGATACAAGGCGGGCATGACCCACACCGTCAGGGAGGTGCACCGCGCGGGCCTCA AGCAGTCAAAAcgagaggaggtggaggccgTGACCATCGTCGACACCCCCCCCGTCATCGTGGTGGGAGTGGTGGGATACATTCAGACCGTCCGTGGCCTGCGTTCCCTGAAAACCATCTTTGCCGAGCATCTCGGCGACGAGTGCAAGCGCAGGTTCTACAAAAACTG gcACAAGAGCAAGAAGAAGGCCTTCACCAAGTACAGCAAGAAATGGCAGGATGAGACGGGGAAGCAGCAGCTGGACAGGGACTTTGCCGCGATGAAGAAATACTGCTCCGTCATCAGGGTCATTGTTCACTCCCAG ATGCGACTGCTGCCCATAGAGCAGAAAAAAGCCCACATCATGGAGGTGCAGCTAAATGGGGGCAGCATCGCAGACAAGGTGGACTGGGCAAAGGAGCGTCTGGAGCAGGCTGTGCCTGTATCTGCTGTCTTCTACCCGGGTGAGATGATTGATGTCATTGGCGTCACCAGGGGTCGTGGCTTCAAAG GTGTGACAAGCCGCTGGCACACAAAGAAGCTCCCCAGGAAGACTCACAAGGGCCTGAGGAAGGTGGCCTGTATCGGAGCCTGGCATCCAGCCCGATGCGGCTTCACTATCGCTCGTGCTGGTCAGAAGGGATACCACCACCGTACTGAGCTCAACAAGAAG ATCTACCGTATTGGTAGGGGTGTCCACACCCAGGATGGGAAGGTGATCCGGAACAATGCCTCCACTAACTACGACACCAGCCAGAAGACCATAACCCCCATG GGAGGCTTCCCCCACTATGGTGAGGTGAATAATGATTTTGTCATGGTGAAAGGCTGCGTGGTCGGGGCTAAGAAACGCGTCCTCACTCTCAGAAAG TCTTTGCTTGTGCACAATTCTCGCAAGTCCAGGGAAGCCATTGAGCTCAAGTTCATTGACACCACTTCTAAATTTGGTCACGGCTGCTTCCAGACTGCCCAGGAGAAGAGGGCATTTATG GGGCCACTGAAGAAAGATGCCCTGAAGAAACTGCCAGAGTCTCTGCCCAAGGATGCCTGA
- the LOC120783638 gene encoding 60S ribosomal protein L3-like isoform X3: protein MSHRKFHAPRHGHLGFLPRKRSKRHRGKVRTWPKDDPGQPVHLTAFLGYKAGMTHTVREVHRAGLKQSKREEVEAVTIVDTPPVIVVGVVGYIQTVRGLRSLKTIFAEHLGDECKRRFYKNWHKSKKKAFTKYSKKWQDETGKQQLDRDFAAMKKYCSVIRVIVHSQMRLLPIEQKKAHIMEVQLNGGSIADKVDWAKERLEQAVPVSAVFYPGEMIDVIGVTRGRGFKGVTSRWHTKKLPRKTHKGLRKVACIGAWHPARCGFTIARAGQKGYHHRTELNKKIYRIGRGVHTQDGKVIRNNASTNYDTSQKTITPMGGFPHYGEVNNDFVMVKGCVVGAKKRVLTLRKSLLVHNSRKSREAIELKFIDTTSKFGHGCFQTAQEKRAFMGPLKKDALKKLPESLPKDA from the exons ATG TCCCATCGCAAATTCCACGCACCCCGCCACGGGCACCTGGGGTTTCTGCCCCGCAAGCGCAGCAAGAGGCACAGGGGGAAGGTGCGTACGTGGCCCAAGGACGACCCGGGCCAACCTGTCCACCTCACCGCCTTCCTGGGATACAAGGCGGGCATGACCCACACCGTCAGGGAGGTGCACCGCGCGGGCCTCA AGCAGTCAAAAcgagaggaggtggaggccgTGACCATCGTCGACACCCCCCCCGTCATCGTGGTGGGAGTGGTGGGATACATTCAGACCGTCCGTGGCCTGCGTTCCCTGAAAACCATCTTTGCCGAGCATCTCGGCGACGAGTGCAAGCGCAGGTTCTACAAAAACTG gcACAAGAGCAAGAAGAAGGCCTTCACCAAGTACAGCAAGAAATGGCAGGATGAGACGGGGAAGCAGCAGCTGGACAGGGACTTTGCCGCGATGAAGAAATACTGCTCCGTCATCAGGGTCATTGTTCACTCCCAG ATGCGACTGCTGCCCATAGAGCAGAAAAAAGCCCACATCATGGAGGTGCAGCTAAATGGGGGCAGCATCGCAGACAAGGTGGACTGGGCAAAGGAGCGTCTGGAGCAGGCTGTGCCTGTATCTGCTGTCTTCTACCCGGGTGAGATGATTGATGTCATTGGCGTCACCAGGGGTCGTGGCTTCAAAG GTGTGACAAGCCGCTGGCACACAAAGAAGCTCCCCAGGAAGACTCACAAGGGCCTGAGGAAGGTGGCCTGTATCGGAGCCTGGCATCCAGCCCGATGCGGCTTCACTATCGCTCGTGCTGGTCAGAAGGGATACCACCACCGTACTGAGCTCAACAAGAAG ATCTACCGTATTGGTAGGGGTGTCCACACCCAGGATGGGAAGGTGATCCGGAACAATGCCTCCACTAACTACGACACCAGCCAGAAGACCATAACCCCCATG GGAGGCTTCCCCCACTATGGTGAGGTGAATAATGATTTTGTCATGGTGAAAGGCTGCGTGGTCGGGGCTAAGAAACGCGTCCTCACTCTCAGAAAG TCTTTGCTTGTGCACAATTCTCGCAAGTCCAGGGAAGCCATTGAGCTCAAGTTCATTGACACCACTTCTAAATTTGGTCACGGCTGCTTCCAGACTGCCCAGGAGAAGAGGGCATTTATG GGGCCACTGAAGAAAGATGCCCTGAAGAAACTGCCAGAGTCTCTGCCCAAGGATGCCTGA
- the rnf151 gene encoding RING finger protein 151, with protein MADPEVSTQSGGYDVELFVDTPDYDLICTICQGVLRCPVRAACHHIFCKKCILQWLKRQETCPCCRKPVNPSLIFVMFKLSKSIGRMKIKCKNEIRGCAETFPLSEQYCHSMNCLYELIPCPYQGCRAQLLRRDLDTHARHCEHWRQPCHMGCGTILSHRTQAQHNCYKQLRQEYEARQRNHRAIATALQRKMRRMQSTMAHMKRQIGLICESLEVMDDLHEVEEEDLEESSGSSGGTPSSNNSNC; from the exons ATG GCGGACCCAGAGGTGTCAACACAGAGCGGGGGCTATGATGTGGAGCTGTTTGTGGACACCCCAGACTACGATCTGATCTGCACCATATGCCAGGGGGTCCTCAGGTGTCCAGTGAGAGCCGCATGCCACCACATCTTCTGCAAGAAATGCATCCTACAGTGGCTCAAGAG ACAGGAGACCTGTCCCTGCTGCAGAAAGCCTGTTAACCCGAGCTTGATCTTTGTCATGTTCAAGCTGAGCAAATCTATTGGACGCATGAAGATCAAG TGTAAGAATGAGATCCGTGGTTGTGCAGAGACCTTCCCCCTCTCCGAGCAGTATTGCCACAGTATGAACTGTCTGTATGAGCTCATTCCCTGTCCGTACCAGGGCTGCCGGGCGCAGCTCCTGCGACGGGACCTGGACACCCACGCACGCCACTGCGAACACTGGCGTCAGCCCTGCCACATGGGCTGCGGGACGATACTCTCCCACCGCACCCAGGCTCAACACAACTGTTACAAGCAACTGAGGCAGGAGTACGAAGCCAGACAGAGGAACCACAGGGCCATCGCCACTGCCCTTCagaggaaaatgaggaggaTGCAGAGCACCATGGCCCACATGAAGAGGCAAATAGGGCTGATCTGTGAGAGCCTAGAGGTGATGGACGATCTGCatgaggtagaggaggaggaccTCGAAGAGAGCAGTGGCAGCTCCGGTGGGACTCCGAGtagcaacaacagcaactgcTGA